From Lolium perenne isolate Kyuss_39 chromosome 5, Kyuss_2.0, whole genome shotgun sequence, a single genomic window includes:
- the LOC127300716 gene encoding uncharacterized protein: protein MAPALLPSPPHPKPPLLHHNPSPARLHTRCAASRRDFTIHTAVAGAAASASAAMSRVVAAAAEEAPHLLAPSPTPPSLNGGAAPFLGGIANTRSWSQYYGSGFSIRVPPSFDDILEPEDFNAAMTYYGDKAKVRAYAARFASPDRSELVSVVIKPSNQLKITFLEAKDITELGTIKEASKLFVPGGAKIYSARTIKVKDQDDIRTYYFYEFRFDKQHVALMTTVDSGKTYIAAATAPETRWEADGVKLRSAAISMSLA, encoded by the exons ATGGCCCCCGCCCTCCTCCCGTCGCCTCCCCATCCAAAACCACCGCTACTGCACCACAACCCAAGCCCCGCGCGCCTGCACACCCGGTGCGCTGCCTCACGCCGCGACTTCACCATCCACaccgccgtcgccggcgccgccgcctccgcctccgccgcaatgAGCCGCGTCGTCGCTGCTGCGGCCGAGGAGGCACCCCATTTGCTGGCACCCTCACCGACACCCCCCTCTCTGAACGGCGGAGCCGCCCCGTTTTTGGGCGGCATCGCGAACACGAGGTCGTGGTCGCAGTACTACGGCAGCGGCTTCTCCATCCGCGTGCCGCCGTCCTTCGACGACATCTTAGAGCCCGAG GATTTCAACGCCGCGATGACCTACTATGGTGACAAGGCGAAGGTCAGGGCATACGCAGCTCGGTTCGCATCTCCAGATAG GTCAGAACTTGTAAGCGTGGTAATCAAGCCATCGAATCAGCTCAAGATCACATTCCTAGAG GCCAAAGATATAACGGAGTTGGGCACTATCAAGGAGGCATCAAAGTTGTTTGTACCTG GTGGTGCAAAAATATACTCAGCTCGAACAATTAAAGTGAAGGATCAGGATGATATTAG GACATACTACTTCTATGAGTTTCGTTTTGACAAACAACATGTTGCTCTAATGACTACCGTTGATAGTGGGAAG ACATATATTGCTGCTGCTACTGCTCCAGAGACGAGGTGGGAGGCGGATGGCGTGAAATTGCGTTCAGCTGCTATATCTATGTCTCTCGCGTGA